The following are encoded together in the Salvia hispanica cultivar TCC Black 2014 chromosome 6, UniMelb_Shisp_WGS_1.0, whole genome shotgun sequence genome:
- the LOC125197488 gene encoding allene oxide synthase 3-like, giving the protein MSSNIAKNSSTEELQIKEIPGGYGLPFFGAISDRLDFHYRQGPDEFFRDRMQKHNSTVFRANAPPGPFNARNTKVVVLLDAVSFPILFDTSKVEKRDVFTGTFMPSTSFTGGYRVCSYLDPSEPKHALIKGFLLSLLGRLHKELIPTFQAAVSQLFADVEADLDAKGESAFNPVSDKMSFDLLFRLFSGKSSYDTGVGKGNSSLNTWLLLQLAPLVTLGLKFVPNFIEDLVLHTFPLPYFLAKSGYEKVHKAFQEEARELLDEAEKKGLSRDEASHNLMFVMGFNSYGGTKILFPALLKYVGGGGEDLHRRIAVEIRGVVEEEGGVTLAALEKMSLVKSVVWETMRIEPPVQFQYGKAKEDLKISSHVATYVVKKGEMIFGYQPFATRDPLTFVNPDEFVPERFMDDGEKLIKYVYWSNGRETDNPTADNKQCPAKDMVVLLGRMMLVEIFMRYDTFTVEVGKLLLGSSVTIKSMTKFI; this is encoded by the exons ATGTCTTCCAACATTGCGAAAAACTCTTCAACTGAAGAGCTTCAAATCAAAGAAATTCCGGGAGGCTATGGCCTCCCGTTTTTCGGGGCGATATCGGACCGGCTTGACTTCCACTACCGCCAGGGCCCGGACGAGTTTTTCCGCGACCGAATGCAGAAGCACAACTCCACCGTGTTCCGAGCCAACGCCCCACCCGGCCCATTCAACGCTCGGAACACAAAAGTTGTGGTCCTTCTCGACGCCGTGAGCTTCCCAATCCTCTTCGACACGTCGAAAGTGGAGAAGAGAGACGTCTTCACCGGCACCTTCATGCCGTCAACAAGCTTCACCGGCGGCTACCGCGTCTGCTCCTACCTCGACCCCTCCGAGCCCAAACACGCCCTTATCAAGGGCTTCCTCCTCTCCCTCCTCGGCAGATTGCATAAGGAGTTGATACCCACGTTTCAAGCCGCCGTTTCTCAGCTCTTCGCTGACGTGGAGGCCGATCTCGACGCAAAAGGGGAGTCGGCTTTCAACCCCGTCAGCGATAAAATGTCGTTTGATTTGCTCTTCCGTTTATTCTCCGGCAAGAGCTCTTACGACACCGGCGTTGGCAAAGGGAATTCCAGCCTTAACACGTGGCTGCTTCTTCAGCTGGCTCCTTTGGTCACATTAGGGTTGAAGTTTGTGCCTAATTTTATCGAGGATTTGGTGCTCCATACATTCCCTCTGCCGTATTTTCTGGCGAAATCCGG GTACGAGAAGGTTCATAAGGCGTTCCAGGAGGAGGCCCGAGAGTTGCTCGACGAGGCGGAGAAGAAGGGTTTGAGTAGGGATGAGGCTTCCCATAACCTCATGTTTGTTATGGGATTTAACTCTTATGGTGGGACCAAGATTCTCTTCCCGGCTTTGTTGAAGTACGTTGGCGGTGGCGGGGAGGACTTGCATCGCCGTATCGCAGTCGAGATTAGGGGGGTTGTGGAGGAGGAAGGAGGCGTAACGTTGGCGGCCCTCGAGAAGATGAGTCTGGTCAAGTCCGTGGTGTGGGAGACGATGAGGATTGAACCCCCGGTTCAGTTTCAATATGGTAAGGCCAAGGAGGATTTGAAAATTTCGAGCCACGTGGCAACTTATGTGGTCAAAAAGGGTGAGATGATTTTTGGGTACCAACCTTTTGCCACTAGGGATCCTTTGACTTTTGTGAATCCAGATGAGTTCGTGCCCGAGAGATTCATGGATGACGGAGAGAAGCTAATAAAGTATGTTTATTGGTCCAACGGGAGGGAGACCGACAACCCGACCGCGGACAACAAGCAATGTCCTGCCAAGGATATGGTGGTGCTGCTAGGAAGGATGATGTTGGTCGAAATTTTCATGCGTTATGATACGTTCACTGTGGAAGTTGGGAAGCTGCTTCTTGGATCATCCGTCACGATCAAATCGATgacaaaattcatataa